Proteins from a single region of Equus asinus isolate D_3611 breed Donkey chromosome 17, EquAss-T2T_v2, whole genome shotgun sequence:
- the LOC106822146 gene encoding olfactory receptor 5p57-like, whose amino-acid sequence MGKNCTQVTWFLLLGLTEQEGPKGTLFVFFLFIYSVTLMGNLGIITLIHTDPQLHTPMYFFLSILAFIDSSFSTINTPRLLESFLTSGQSISFKGCVVQMALMSLHGTAECLLLAIMAYDRFVAICHPLLYHTIMSQHLCVQLVVVTYVASVAISGLLTWYIFKLPYCGPNVINHYFCDIPPMLQLAMSYAYIFVTISRIRSLEAQSKALSTCASHLTIICLFYGTITFMYAQPSSRTSMERNKVVSVFYTVVIPMLNPLIYSLRNKDVKTALKRRCLGKLSV is encoded by the exons ATGGGGAAGAATTGCACCCAAGTCACCTGGTTCCTCCTGCTGGGGCTCACAGAGCAGGAGGGACCAAAGGGCACCCTCTTTGTGTTCTTCTTATTCATCTATTCAGTCACCCTCATGGGCAACCTGGGCATAATCACCCTGATCCACACAGATCCAcagctccacacacccatgtacttctttctgAGCATCCTTGCCTTCATAGACTCCTCTTTCTCCACGATAAACACCCCCAGGTTGCTGGAGAGCTTCCTCACCTCAGGCCAGTCCATCTCCTTCAAAGGCTGTGTGGTGCAGATGGCCCTCATGTCTCTCCATGGTACTGCTGAGTGTCTGCTCCTGGCCATCATGGCCTATGACCGATTTGTTGCCATCTGCCACCCTCTCCTCTACCACACCATCATGTCTCAACATCTCTGTGTCCAGCTGGTAGTGGTCACCTACGTGGCTTCTGTTGCCATTTCAGGTTTACTGACTTGGTACATCTTCAAGCTGCCCTACTGTGGCCCCAACGTCATTAACCACTATTTCTGTGACATCCCCCCTATGCTTCAACTTGC GATGTCCTATGCCTACATCTTTGTGACTATCAGCAGGATACGTTCCCTGGAGGCTCAGAGCAAAGCActctccacctgtgcctcccacctcacCATCATCTGCCTCTTCTATGGCACCATCACCTTCATGTATGCTCAGCCAAGCTCTCGCACTTCCATGGAGCGGAACAAAGTTGTGTCTGTCTTCTACACTGTGGTCATCCCCATGCTGAACCCTCTGATTTACAGCCTGAGGAATAAAGATGTGAAGACTGCTTTAAAGAGGAGATGCCTTGGCAAGCTGTCTGTGTAA